A single region of the Massilia sp. erpn genome encodes:
- the cheY gene encoding chemotaxis response regulator CheY, with protein sequence MADPKMKFLVVDDFSTMRRIVRNLLKELGYANVDEAEDGVMALAKLRAEQFDFVVSDWNMPNMDGLTMLQNIRADPALAKLPVLMVTAEAKKENIIAAAQAGANGYVVKPFTAATLDEKLNKIFEKLGA encoded by the coding sequence ATGGCTGATCCAAAGATGAAATTTTTAGTTGTTGACGATTTTTCGACGATGCGCCGCATCGTCCGGAATCTGTTAAAAGAACTGGGTTATGCCAATGTGGACGAGGCCGAAGACGGCGTCATGGCGCTGGCCAAGCTGCGCGCCGAGCAGTTCGACTTTGTTGTGTCGGACTGGAATATGCCGAATATGGACGGCCTGACCATGCTGCAAAACATTCGTGCCGATCCCGCGCTGGCCAAGCTGCCGGTGCTGATGGTGACGGCCGAAGCGAAAAAGGAAAACATCATCGCGGCGGCCCAGGCCGGCGCCAACGGCTATGTCGTGAAACCGTTCACGGCCGCCACCCTTGATGAGAAACTCAACAAGATCTTCGAGAAACTCGGAGCTTGA
- a CDS encoding CheR family methyltransferase, with translation MPQTRDTVKEFDFNAKDFERVRAMIYKRAGIALADSKQEMVYSRLARRLRATGINSFVRYLDDLEAGRLGAEWEAFTNALTTNLTSFFREAHHFPLLAEHIKHKRGEQLNLWCSASSTGEEPYSIAITACEAFNTLTPPVHIIATDIDTNVLNTAANGVYPIERIEKMPMEQQRRFFLRGKGDKAGLVRVRPELRQLITFRQLNLLEDDWAIRGPFDAIFCRNVMIYFDKATQRKILSRFVPLMRSDALLFAGHSENFLYVSDSLKLRGKTVYELDAAHRSAGAKAPQRA, from the coding sequence ATGCCGCAAACAAGAGACACCGTCAAAGAGTTTGACTTCAACGCCAAGGACTTCGAGCGGGTCCGAGCCATGATTTACAAACGGGCCGGCATTGCGCTGGCCGACAGCAAGCAGGAGATGGTGTATAGCCGCCTGGCGCGGCGTTTGCGCGCCACCGGCATCAATTCCTTTGTCCGCTATCTGGACGATCTGGAAGCCGGCCGTCTGGGCGCCGAGTGGGAAGCCTTCACCAACGCCCTGACCACCAATCTGACTTCGTTTTTCCGGGAAGCCCACCATTTCCCGCTGCTGGCCGAGCATATCAAGCATAAGCGCGGCGAGCAGCTGAATCTCTGGTGTTCGGCCAGTTCCACCGGCGAGGAACCGTATTCGATCGCCATCACCGCCTGCGAGGCCTTCAACACGCTGACGCCGCCGGTGCACATCATCGCCACCGACATCGACACCAATGTGCTGAACACCGCCGCCAACGGCGTGTATCCGATCGAGCGCATCGAAAAGATGCCGATGGAGCAGCAGCGCCGCTTCTTCTTGCGCGGCAAGGGCGACAAGGCGGGCCTGGTGCGCGTGCGCCCCGAGCTGCGCCAGCTGATCACCTTCCGCCAGCTCAATCTGCTGGAAGACGACTGGGCCATCCGCGGGCCCTTCGATGCGATCTTCTGCCGCAATGTGATGATCTATTTCGACAAGGCGACCCAGCGCAAGATCCTGTCGCGCTTCGTGCCCCTGATGCGTTCCGACGCCCTGCTGTTTGCCGGCCACTCCGAGAACTTCCTGTATGTCTCGGATTCGCTCAAGCTGCGCGGCAAGACCGTCTACGAGCTGGATGCGGCACACCGCAGCGCTGGCGCCAAGGCGCCCCAACGAGCATGA
- a CDS encoding DMT family transporter, translating to MNARLNLSTVFLLIVPPLLWAGNVVIGRMVNSLVPPITLNFLRWAIAFLILLPLAGPIFRRGSSLWLHWRRFALLGLLGVGLYNALQYLALQSSTPINVTLVAAGMPVWMMLTGWLFFGVPVARRQIIGAILSIGGVLLVLARGELAHLLELRLVAGDIFMIFATISWSIYSWLLTRSQEPADIRANWASFLLAQVGFGVVWSGLFAAGEWGVTDAVIHWNSTLFAALAYVSIGPAIIAFRCWGAGVQRAGPAVAAFFSNLTPLFAAVLSSAVLGETPHLYHAIAFLLIVGGILVSSRRAA from the coding sequence ATGAATGCAAGACTTAATCTTTCGACAGTATTCCTGCTGATCGTGCCGCCCCTGCTCTGGGCCGGCAATGTCGTCATCGGCCGCATGGTGAATAGCCTGGTGCCGCCGATCACCTTGAATTTCCTGCGCTGGGCGATCGCTTTCCTGATTTTGCTGCCCCTGGCCGGCCCCATATTCCGCCGCGGCAGTTCCTTATGGCTGCACTGGCGCCGTTTTGCCTTGCTCGGTTTATTGGGCGTCGGTTTATATAATGCCCTGCAATACCTGGCACTGCAAAGCTCGACCCCGATTAATGTCACCCTGGTCGCAGCCGGCATGCCGGTTTGGATGATGTTGACCGGCTGGCTGTTTTTCGGCGTGCCTGTCGCGCGCCGCCAGATTATCGGGGCGATATTATCGATAGGCGGGGTATTGCTGGTGCTGGCGCGAGGAGAATTGGCGCATCTGCTCGAATTAAGGCTGGTGGCGGGCGATATATTCATGATTTTCGCCACCATCTCCTGGTCGATTTATAGCTGGCTATTAACCCGCTCGCAGGAGCCCGCCGATATTCGCGCCAATTGGGCCAGCTTCCTGCTTGCGCAAGTGGGATTCGGCGTAGTCTGGTCGGGCTTATTCGCGGCAGGAGAATGGGGAGTTACCGATGCCGTTATCCATTGGAATAGCACCTTATTCGCCGCGCTGGCCTATGTGTCGATTGGTCCGGCGATTATCGCTTTCCGCTGCTGGGGTGCCGGCGTGCAGCGCGCCGGTCCGGCGGTGGCGGCTTTTTTCAGTAATCTGACGCCACTGTTTGCCGCCGTCCTGTCGTCAGCGGTTCTGGGCGAGACGCCGCACCTCTATCACGCCATCGCCTTCCTGCTGATCGTCGGCGGCATCCTCGTTTCCTCGCGCCGCGCTGCTTAG
- the panC gene encoding pantoate--beta-alanine ligase translates to MKIISSIEELRDQLSGQLRTAFVPTMGNLHEGHLSLMRLARKHGDPVVASIFVNRLQFGPNEDFEKYPRTFQADVEKLEKEGVYVLFAPTEKDMYPEPQEYRVRPPDDLGNTLEGEFRPGFFTGVTTVVLKLLSCVQPRVAVFGKKDYQQLMIVRNMCRQFALPTNIIAAETWRADDGLALSSRNMYLSAAERAEAPALYQNLNFVAEEMRAGHLDIFQLEHKAMDELAKRGWKPDYISIRKRNDLQPPTAGDLAQGTPLVVLAAAKLGTTRLIDNLEI, encoded by the coding sequence ATGAAAATCATCTCCTCCATCGAAGAACTGCGCGACCAACTCAGCGGCCAACTGCGTACCGCCTTCGTCCCCACCATGGGCAATCTGCACGAAGGCCACCTGTCGCTGATGCGCCTGGCGCGCAAGCATGGCGACCCGGTGGTCGCCTCCATCTTCGTCAACCGCCTGCAGTTCGGGCCGAACGAAGACTTCGAGAAATATCCGCGCACCTTCCAGGCCGACGTGGAAAAGTTGGAGAAGGAAGGCGTCTACGTGCTGTTCGCGCCGACCGAAAAAGATATGTACCCGGAGCCGCAGGAATACCGCGTGCGCCCACCGGACGACCTCGGCAACACCCTGGAAGGCGAATTCCGCCCCGGCTTCTTCACCGGCGTCACGACCGTGGTGCTGAAGCTGCTGTCCTGCGTGCAGCCGCGTGTGGCCGTGTTCGGCAAGAAGGATTACCAGCAGCTCATGATCGTGCGCAATATGTGCCGCCAGTTCGCGCTGCCGACCAATATCATCGCCGCCGAAACCTGGCGCGCCGACGACGGTCTGGCCCTGTCCTCGCGCAATATGTACCTGTCGGCCGCCGAGCGCGCCGAAGCCCCGGCGCTGTACCAGAACCTGAACTTCGTCGCCGAGGAAATGCGCGCCGGCCACCTCGACATCTTCCAGCTCGAGCACAAGGCCATGGACGAGTTGGCCAAGCGCGGCTGGAAGCCGGACTACATCTCCATCCGCAAGCGCAACGACCTGCAGCCGCCGACCGCTGGCGACCTGGCCCAGGGCACGCCGCTGGTCGTGCTCGCCGCTGCCAAGCTCGGCACCACCCGCCTCATCGACAACCTCGAAATCTAA
- a CDS encoding chemotaxis response regulator protein-glutamate methylesterase → MKTKVLIVDDSALIRSVMTEIINSQPDMEVVGVAPDPLVARELIKQTNPDVLTLDVEMPKMDGLDFLEKLMRLRPMPVVMVSSLTERGSEITMRALELGAVDFVTKPKISIQTGMREYTDLIADKIRAASKARIRARTLAQPGAEGAATLPQLRNPLMSSEKLIIVGASTGGTEAIREFLMQMPSDCPGILITQHMPEGFTRSFAKRLDSLCKISVVESAGNERVLPGHAYIAPGHSHLLLTRSGANYMTKLDQSEPVNRHRPSVDVLFRSAAQNAGKNAVGVILTGMGKDGAAGMLEMKTAGAYNFAQDEASCVVFGMPREAIAVGATHEVGALQALPGMVLGYLAQHGKRALRV, encoded by the coding sequence ATGAAGACCAAAGTCCTGATCGTGGACGACTCGGCGCTGATCCGCAGCGTCATGACCGAGATTATCAACAGCCAGCCCGATATGGAGGTGGTGGGCGTGGCCCCCGATCCGCTGGTGGCGCGCGAGCTGATCAAGCAGACCAATCCCGACGTGCTGACCCTGGACGTCGAGATGCCGAAGATGGATGGCCTGGACTTCCTGGAAAAGCTGATGCGCCTGCGGCCGATGCCGGTGGTGATGGTGTCCTCGCTGACCGAGCGCGGTTCCGAGATCACCATGCGCGCGCTGGAATTGGGCGCGGTCGATTTTGTGACCAAGCCGAAAATCTCGATCCAGACCGGGATGCGCGAATACACCGACCTGATCGCCGACAAGATCCGCGCCGCCTCGAAGGCGCGCATCCGCGCCCGCACCCTGGCGCAGCCCGGCGCCGAGGGCGCGGCGACGCTGCCGCAGCTGCGCAATCCGTTGATGTCCTCGGAAAAGCTGATCATCGTCGGCGCCTCCACCGGCGGCACCGAGGCAATCCGCGAATTCCTGATGCAGATGCCATCCGACTGCCCCGGCATCCTGATCACCCAGCATATGCCGGAAGGTTTCACGCGCTCCTTCGCCAAGCGCCTCGATTCGCTGTGCAAGATTTCTGTGGTGGAATCGGCCGGCAACGAGCGTGTGCTGCCGGGCCACGCCTATATCGCCCCCGGCCACTCGCACTTGCTGCTGACGCGCTCGGGCGCCAACTATATGACCAAGCTCGACCAGAGCGAACCGGTCAACCGCCACCGCCCCTCGGTCGACGTGCTGTTCCGTTCCGCCGCCCAGAATGCGGGCAAGAACGCAGTCGGCGTGATTTTGACCGGCATGGGCAAGGATGGCGCCGCAGGCATGTTGGAGATGAAGACGGCGGGGGCGTATAATTTTGCACAGGATGAAGCCAGCTGTGTCGTGTTCGGCATGCCGCGCGAAGCGATTGCGGTCGGCGCCACGCACGAGGTCGGCGCCCTGCAGGCGCTGCCTGGCATGGTGCTGGGCTATCTGGCGCAGCACGGTAAGCGCGCTTTGCGCGTTTGA
- a CDS encoding GNAT family N-acetyltransferase, with translation MNIVVREAGSDDAQLLAELTRAAWAGKVNVTSSGHRETAVFVAQHLRDGGGFILLVDEKPIGSVRWLPLDAEPDVWEILRMGVLPEYRGSNLSQHLLEAVIHHGLAIGVEELRLAVRSDQPKLIDFYSAFEFELAEELEYSHANPLEPSPLVMRRTLRS, from the coding sequence ATGAATATAGTGGTGCGCGAAGCTGGTAGCGACGATGCCCAATTACTTGCCGAACTCACGCGCGCCGCGTGGGCCGGCAAGGTGAATGTCACTTCCAGCGGCCACCGTGAAACCGCCGTCTTCGTCGCCCAGCATTTGCGCGACGGCGGCGGTTTTATTTTGCTGGTCGATGAAAAGCCGATTGGTTCGGTGCGCTGGCTGCCGCTGGATGCGGAACCCGATGTCTGGGAAATTCTGCGCATGGGCGTATTGCCGGAATATCGCGGCAGTAATTTATCCCAGCATTTACTGGAAGCGGTAATTCACCACGGCCTGGCAATTGGCGTGGAGGAATTGCGGCTTGCGGTGCGCAGCGATCAGCCTAAATTGATCGACTTCTATTCCGCCTTTGAATTCGAGCTGGCGGAGGAATTGGAATATTCCCATGCCAATCCGCTGGAGCCATCGCCGCTGGTCATGCGGCGCACCCTGCGCTCCTGA
- a CDS encoding DUF3460 family protein has protein sequence MKLSKQHSMYESDHSLFIKALKEKNPAIEEGQREGRSILWDKAPTPLDEQARQRESAVKQQAYVYQNKL, from the coding sequence ATGAAACTCTCCAAACAACATAGCATGTACGAGTCGGACCACTCGCTGTTCATCAAGGCGCTGAAGGAAAAGAACCCAGCCATCGAAGAAGGCCAGCGTGAAGGCCGTTCCATCCTGTGGGACAAAGCCCCAACTCCGCTCGACGAGCAAGCCCGTCAGCGTGAATCGGCGGTCAAACAGCAAGCTTACGTGTACCAGAACAAGCTGTAA
- a CDS encoding EAL and HDOD domain-containing protein, with amino-acid sequence MHQTHFLVREPLLDPKQRVVGYELSWQHDAAVPPTQAELEDLVGFVAAQVCHPDQGWLLRDKTLFLAAVPAMLSTDALHNLPPQHTVLSLKTSELANADTMAAVQALRAGGVGILLREADLARVGSRLGTVCSYVEVRFSGADVGAQARTYAALKQSTVRMVGRPVTTWADFDACAALGLDAFVGKLHLTPRPGTDGKGMNPAQTVILQLMQMVNANADVAQLENVLKRDAALSYKLLRYINSAGFGAGREIQSLKQAITLLGYQPLYRWLTLLLATASTSGYSPVLLETAVVRGRLAELLGVGAVGKAEAENIFVAGMFSLLDRLLGIPMKEVLDAIQLSDEVMRALLTRGGKYGPYLALAEACELNSNLVSSLAASLHIPPADVNKAHLSALAWTQALTSA; translated from the coding sequence ATGCACCAGACCCATTTCCTCGTCCGGGAGCCGCTGCTCGATCCGAAGCAGCGGGTGGTCGGTTATGAACTGAGCTGGCAGCATGACGCCGCCGTGCCGCCCACCCAGGCTGAACTGGAAGACCTGGTCGGCTTCGTGGCTGCCCAGGTCTGCCATCCCGACCAGGGCTGGCTGTTGCGCGACAAAACCCTCTTCCTCGCGGCCGTGCCGGCCATGCTGTCCACCGACGCCCTGCACAATCTGCCGCCGCAGCACACCGTGCTCTCGCTCAAGACCTCCGAACTGGCGAATGCCGACACCATGGCCGCCGTACAGGCGCTGCGCGCCGGCGGCGTCGGCATCCTGCTGCGCGAAGCCGACCTGGCGCGCGTCGGCAGCCGGCTTGGCACCGTGTGTTCGTATGTGGAAGTGCGCTTTTCCGGCGCCGATGTGGGCGCGCAGGCGCGCACCTATGCCGCGCTCAAGCAATCGACGGTCAGGATGGTGGGGCGGCCGGTGACGACCTGGGCCGATTTCGACGCCTGCGCCGCGCTGGGATTGGACGCCTTTGTGGGCAAGCTGCACCTGACGCCGCGTCCCGGCACCGATGGCAAGGGCATGAATCCGGCGCAGACCGTGATCCTGCAGCTGATGCAGATGGTGAACGCGAATGCCGACGTCGCCCAGCTGGAAAATGTGCTCAAGCGCGATGCCGCGCTGTCCTACAAGCTGCTGCGCTACATCAATTCGGCCGGCTTTGGTGCTGGCCGCGAAATCCAGTCGCTGAAACAGGCCATCACCTTGCTCGGCTACCAGCCCCTGTACCGCTGGCTGACCCTGTTACTGGCCACCGCCAGCACCAGCGGCTACTCGCCGGTCCTGCTGGAGACGGCCGTGGTGCGCGGCCGCCTGGCCGAACTGCTGGGCGTCGGCGCCGTCGGCAAGGCCGAAGCCGAAAACATCTTCGTCGCCGGCATGTTCTCTCTGCTCGACAGGCTGCTCGGCATCCCCATGAAAGAAGTGCTCGACGCCATCCAGCTCTCCGACGAAGTGATGCGTGCCTTGCTGACGCGCGGCGGCAAATACGGCCCCTATCTGGCGCTGGCCGAAGCCTGCGAGCTCAACTCGAACCTGGTCTCCAGCCTGGCTGCCAGCCTGCACATCCCTCCCGCCGACGTCAACAAAGCCCACCTCTCCGCGCTCGCCTGGACCCAGGCCCTCACCAGCGCCTGA
- a CDS encoding methyl-accepting chemotaxis protein, giving the protein MNVRDYKIGTRLGFGFGVLLLILVVMDLSAGILNYRNKTQLTAGLDLTTAKNQQAQAMKSAMLETGIAMRNIGLQSDVNLMQKEEGKVKDQRQRYDAARSKLQSLGLNETENKVLADIAALDRDVDAAFKEAIGQVLAFNSEGAAKVIASRIDPLNQQTLASLNKLVDLQQAAAREMQERSVTADTSLMVFLFVLGGAAVAIGIVFSVYITRSITVPLSGAVSVAQKVAAGELTSDVYVEGKDETSELLQALKDMNDSLVSTVSQVRNGTETITTASREIASGNADLSGRTESQASSLEETASSMEELTSTVKQNADNARQANQLAVSASSVAVKGGTVVAQVVDTMGSIKESSRKIVDIIGVIDSIAFQTNILALNAAVEAARAGEQGRGFAVVASEVRNLAQRSAGAAKEIKALIDDSVVKVDAGGRLVDEAGQTMDLIVTSIKQVADIMGEITAATQEQSNGIEEVNQAITQMDEMTQQNAALVEQAAAAAESMQEQAQRLAEAVSIFKLSGDEAMLKRPVLAPRAPAIVKAAAPSVPVVVAPPAEAPAARAAEKPAAKPAPKKMASAPAGDDWEEF; this is encoded by the coding sequence ATGAATGTGCGCGACTATAAAATCGGGACGAGATTGGGTTTTGGCTTTGGTGTGCTGCTGTTGATACTGGTGGTGATGGACCTGTCGGCCGGCATTCTGAATTATCGCAATAAAACCCAGTTGACCGCCGGCCTGGATCTGACCACGGCCAAGAACCAGCAGGCGCAGGCCATGAAGAGCGCGATGCTGGAAACCGGCATCGCCATGCGCAATATCGGCCTGCAATCGGATGTGAACCTGATGCAGAAGGAAGAGGGCAAGGTCAAGGACCAGCGCCAGCGCTACGACGCGGCGCGCAGCAAGCTGCAAAGCCTGGGCCTGAACGAGACCGAGAACAAGGTGCTGGCCGACATCGCCGCCCTCGACCGCGACGTCGATGCCGCCTTCAAGGAAGCCATCGGCCAGGTATTGGCCTTCAATAGCGAAGGCGCGGCCAAGGTCATCGCCAGCCGCATCGATCCGCTCAACCAGCAAACCCTGGCTTCGCTCAACAAGCTGGTGGACCTGCAGCAGGCCGCCGCGCGCGAAATGCAGGAACGCTCGGTCACGGCCGACACCAGCCTGATGGTCTTCCTCTTCGTGCTGGGCGGCGCGGCGGTGGCCATCGGCATCGTGTTTTCCGTCTACATCACGCGCTCCATCACGGTGCCGCTGTCGGGCGCCGTTTCGGTGGCGCAGAAAGTGGCGGCCGGCGAGCTGACCTCGGACGTGTATGTGGAAGGCAAGGACGAAACCAGCGAGCTGCTGCAGGCGCTGAAAGACATGAACGACAGCCTGGTGAGCACCGTCAGCCAGGTGCGCAACGGCACCGAGACCATCACCACCGCTTCGCGCGAAATCGCCTCGGGCAATGCCGACCTGTCGGGCCGCACCGAATCGCAGGCCTCCTCGCTGGAGGAAACCGCCAGCTCGATGGAAGAACTGACGTCGACCGTGAAACAGAATGCCGACAACGCGCGCCAGGCCAACCAACTTGCGGTTTCGGCATCGTCGGTGGCGGTCAAGGGCGGCACCGTGGTGGCCCAGGTGGTCGACACCATGGGTTCGATCAAGGAAAGCTCGCGCAAGATCGTCGACATCATCGGCGTCATCGACAGCATCGCTTTCCAGACCAATATCCTGGCGCTGAACGCGGCGGTGGAAGCGGCGCGCGCCGGCGAACAGGGCCGCGGCTTTGCCGTGGTGGCCTCCGAGGTGCGCAATCTGGCCCAGCGCTCGGCCGGCGCGGCCAAGGAAATCAAGGCCTTGATCGACGATTCCGTGGTCAAGGTCGATGCGGGCGGCCGCCTGGTGGACGAAGCCGGCCAGACCATGGACCTGATCGTGACCTCGATCAAACAGGTGGCCGACATCATGGGCGAGATTACCGCCGCCACCCAGGAACAAAGCAACGGCATCGAGGAAGTCAACCAGGCCATCACACAGATGGATGAAATGACCCAGCAGAATGCCGCCCTGGTGGAGCAGGCCGCGGCCGCCGCCGAGAGCATGCAGGAACAGGCGCAGCGCCTGGCCGAAGCGGTCAGCATCTTCAAGCTGTCCGGCGACGAAGCCATGCTGAAGCGCCCGGTCCTCGCGCCGCGCGCGCCGGCCATCGTCAAGGCGGCCGCGCCGTCGGTGCCGGTGGTGGTGGCGCCGCCGGCCGAAGCGCCGGCCGCAAGAGCGGCCGAGAAGCCGGCGGCCAAGCCGGCGCCGAAAAAAATGGCGTCCGCTCCGGCGGGCGACGACTGGGAAGAGTTTTAA
- a CDS encoding ScpA family protein yields MLPKDAAQDAAANDAADTEAPGGAEAAGGNAADAASTDAAYARLYGEPLLRLPNDLYIPPDALEIFLEAFEGPLDLLLYLIRKQNFNILDIPMAQVTLQYLKYVEQIRLSNLELAAEYLLMAAMLIEIKSRMLLPQRQHDIELEAEDPRAELVRRLLEYEQIKLAAYDLNSIPQLDRDFQRAEIFIEQSLIPVWPEVNADDLQAAWKDLLKRAKLKQHHKITREELSVREHMTGILRRLQSSRFVEFADLFDVAGGVPVVVVNFVALLELAKETLIEITQAEPFAPIYVRLAYSPA; encoded by the coding sequence ATGTTGCCAAAAGACGCGGCGCAGGATGCGGCAGCGAATGACGCTGCCGACACCGAAGCGCCGGGCGGCGCCGAGGCGGCCGGCGGCAATGCCGCCGACGCCGCCAGCACCGACGCAGCTTATGCCCGCCTCTACGGCGAGCCACTGCTGCGCCTGCCGAACGATCTCTACATCCCACCCGACGCCCTGGAAATATTCCTGGAAGCGTTTGAAGGCCCGCTCGACCTGCTGCTCTACCTGATCCGCAAGCAGAACTTCAACATTCTCGATATTCCGATGGCGCAGGTCACCCTGCAGTATCTGAAATACGTCGAGCAGATCCGTCTGTCGAATCTGGAGCTGGCAGCCGAATATCTGCTGATGGCAGCCATGCTGATCGAGATCAAGTCGCGCATGCTGCTGCCGCAGCGCCAGCACGATATCGAGCTGGAAGCGGAAGACCCGCGCGCGGAACTGGTGCGGCGCCTGCTGGAATACGAGCAAATCAAGCTGGCCGCCTACGACCTGAACAGCATCCCCCAGCTTGACCGCGATTTTCAGCGCGCTGAAATTTTCATTGAGCAAAGCCTGATCCCGGTCTGGCCCGAGGTCAATGCCGACGATCTGCAGGCGGCCTGGAAAGACTTGCTGAAACGGGCCAAGCTCAAGCAGCACCACAAGATCACGCGCGAGGAACTGTCCGTGCGCGAACATATGACGGGCATTCTGCGCCGGCTGCAATCGAGCCGCTTTGTCGAGTTTGCCGACCTGTTCGACGTGGCGGGGGGCGTGCCCGTGGTGGTGGTCAACTTTGTTGCCCTGCTCGAACTGGCCAAGGAAACCCTGATTGAAATTACACAGGCCGAACCGTTCGCGCCGATTTATGTGCGCCTGGCGTATTCGCCTGCCTAA
- the cheD gene encoding chemoreceptor glutamine deamidase CheD — MDKEQFATNVYFDRTFDCEAAKILPGEYYFTSKDMLIVTVLGSCVSACIRDRNTGLGGMNHFMLPDGGSDANSPISASARYGTYAMEILINDLLKAGARRENMEAKVFGGGAVLKGFTAMNVGERNAAFVQTFLRNEKIRIVAEDLNDIYPRKVYFFPRTGKVLVKKLMQTHNDTLAKREIEYASRLKVQPVGGEVELF, encoded by the coding sequence ATGGATAAAGAACAATTTGCCACCAATGTCTACTTCGACAGAACCTTCGACTGCGAAGCGGCCAAGATCCTGCCGGGGGAATATTATTTCACCAGCAAGGACATGCTGATCGTGACCGTGCTCGGTTCCTGCGTCTCGGCCTGCATCCGCGACCGCAACACGGGCCTGGGCGGCATGAACCACTTCATGCTGCCCGATGGCGGCTCGGACGCCAACAGCCCGATCTCGGCGTCGGCGCGTTATGGCACGTATGCGATGGAAATCCTGATTAACGACTTGCTCAAAGCCGGTGCGCGGCGCGAGAATATGGAAGCGAAGGTATTTGGCGGCGGCGCGGTGCTGAAAGGCTTCACGGCCATGAATGTGGGCGAACGCAACGCCGCCTTCGTGCAAACCTTCCTGCGCAACGAGAAGATCCGCATCGTGGCCGAGGATCTCAACGATATCTATCCGCGCAAGGTGTACTTCTTCCCGCGCACGGGCAAGGTGCTGGTGAAAAAACTGATGCAGACCCATAACGACACGCTGGCCAAACGCGAAATCGAATACGCCAGCCGCCTCAAAGTGCAGCCGGTGGGCGGCGAGGTCGAGCTGTTCTGA